The following coding sequences are from one Ancylobacter sp. TS-1 window:
- a CDS encoding GMC family oxidoreductase: protein MAAPFDLNDDSVVVIVGSGAGGGTLGTDLALKGIKVVILEAGERHNMEDFVNNEWESFGQLAWKDMRTTSGSWRVHKNFPNLPAWIVKAVGGSSVHWAGASLRLQEHEFKTRSTYGDLDGANLLDWPITLKELEPYYARAEDRMGVTRTNGIPGLPGNNNFKVFEAGAKKVGYKEVSTGRMAINSQPRNDRGACQQIGFCFQGCKSGAKWSTLIAEIPRGEATGNLEVRPQSMVQKIEHDASGKVTGVVYVDKDGKTQRQKARIVAVAGNSIESPRLLLNSASAMFPDGLANSSGQVGRNYMRHMTGSVYGVFDKPVHMYRGTTMAGIVRDEAVFDTKRGFVGGYEMETLSLGVPFMAAFLDPGGWGRSFTSAMDGYVNTAGMWLVGEDMPQETNRVTLNTDVKDQYGLPVADVHFDDHPNDVAMRNHAYRQGAAIYDSVGAIRTLPTPPYPSTHNLGTNRMSEKARDGVVNRNGQTHDIKNLFVSDGSQFTTGGAENPTLTIVALAIRQAEFVAAEMSKGTI, encoded by the coding sequence ATGGCTGCACCCTTCGATCTGAATGACGATTCCGTCGTCGTCATCGTCGGCTCGGGCGCCGGCGGCGGCACGCTCGGCACCGATCTCGCGCTCAAGGGCATCAAGGTGGTGATCCTTGAGGCCGGCGAACGCCACAACATGGAAGATTTCGTCAATAACGAGTGGGAGAGCTTCGGCCAGCTCGCCTGGAAGGACATGCGCACCACGTCCGGTTCCTGGCGCGTGCACAAGAACTTCCCCAACCTGCCGGCGTGGATCGTCAAGGCGGTGGGCGGTTCCTCGGTGCACTGGGCCGGCGCCTCGCTGCGCCTGCAGGAGCATGAGTTCAAGACCCGCTCGACCTATGGCGACCTCGACGGGGCCAACCTGCTCGACTGGCCGATCACGCTGAAGGAGCTGGAGCCCTATTACGCCCGCGCCGAGGACCGGATGGGCGTGACCCGCACCAACGGCATTCCCGGCCTGCCGGGCAACAACAACTTCAAGGTGTTCGAGGCCGGCGCCAAGAAGGTCGGCTACAAGGAAGTCTCCACCGGCCGCATGGCGATCAACTCGCAGCCCCGCAACGACCGTGGCGCCTGCCAGCAGATCGGCTTCTGCTTCCAGGGCTGCAAGTCCGGCGCGAAATGGTCGACGCTGATCGCCGAGATCCCGCGCGGCGAGGCGACCGGCAACCTCGAAGTGCGCCCGCAGTCCATGGTGCAGAAGATCGAGCACGACGCCTCCGGCAAGGTGACGGGCGTGGTCTATGTCGACAAGGACGGCAAGACCCAGCGCCAGAAGGCCCGCATCGTGGCGGTGGCCGGCAACTCGATCGAGAGCCCGCGCCTGCTGCTCAACTCCGCCAGTGCCATGTTCCCGGACGGGCTGGCCAATTCCTCCGGTCAGGTCGGGCGCAACTACATGCGGCACATGACCGGCTCGGTCTACGGCGTGTTCGACAAGCCGGTGCACATGTATCGCGGCACCACCATGGCCGGCATCGTGCGCGACGAGGCGGTGTTCGACACCAAGCGCGGTTTCGTCGGCGGCTACGAGATGGAGACGCTCTCGCTCGGCGTGCCCTTCATGGCCGCCTTCCTCGATCCGGGCGGCTGGGGGCGCTCCTTCACCTCCGCCATGGACGGCTATGTCAACACGGCCGGCATGTGGCTGGTGGGCGAGGACATGCCGCAGGAGACCAACCGCGTCACGCTCAACACCGATGTGAAGGACCAGTACGGCCTGCCGGTGGCGGACGTGCATTTCGACGATCACCCCAACGACGTCGCCATGCGCAACCACGCCTACCGCCAGGGCGCGGCGATCTACGATTCGGTCGGCGCCATCCGCACGCTTCCCACGCCGCCCTATCCCTCGACCCACAATCTCGGCACCAACCGCATGAGCGAGAAGGCGCGCGACGGCGTGGTGAACCGCAACGGGCAGACGCACGACATCAAGAACCTGTTCGTCTCCGACGGCAGCCAGTTCACCACCGGCGGCGCGGAGAACCCGACGCTGACCATCGTGGCGCTGGCGATCCGCCAGGCCGAGTTCGTCGCGGCCGAAATGTCCAAGGGTACGATCTGA
- a CDS encoding twin-arginine translocation signal domain-containing protein, translating to MPTLIDRRGVSRRAVLTGIGAAGALMVSGAAVLSPREAWGLEVSALKPQTMRTLIVLARDIYPHDKVPNRFYAIAMKPYEADAAKDPAFKAMVEDGVTTLDTLAMARYGVPYADVGWEEQRVALLREIEDGAFFQKVRGGLVVGLYNQEEVWPIFGYEGSSADKGGYIDRGFNDIVWL from the coding sequence ATGCCAACACTGATCGACAGGCGAGGTGTATCCCGCCGTGCGGTGCTCACGGGCATCGGCGCGGCCGGTGCCCTCATGGTGAGCGGCGCGGCCGTGCTCAGCCCGCGCGAGGCCTGGGGGCTCGAGGTCTCGGCGCTCAAGCCGCAGACCATGCGCACCCTCATCGTCCTGGCGCGGGACATCTACCCGCACGACAAGGTGCCGAACCGCTTCTACGCGATCGCGATGAAGCCCTACGAGGCCGATGCCGCCAAGGATCCCGCGTTCAAGGCGATGGTCGAGGACGGGGTGACGACGCTCGACACCCTCGCCATGGCCAGATACGGCGTGCCCTATGCCGATGTCGGCTGGGAGGAGCAGCGCGTCGCCCTCCTGCGCGAGATCGAGGACGGGGCCTTCTTCCAGAAGGTGCGCGGCGGCCTCGTGGTCGGCCTCTACAACCAGGAAGAGGTCTGGCCGATCTTCGGCTACGAGGGCTCCTCGGCCGACAAGGGCGGTTACATCGACCGCGGCTTCAACGACATCGTCTGGCTGTGA
- a CDS encoding VOC family protein, with translation MAKAIHSMIRVLDEARSVDFYMRAFGLEVATRLPFDGFTLIYLRNPEADFEVELTVNHGRTEPYALGDGYGHIAFVVDDLDAEHARFIEEGLSPNPIKEFFHDGVLLAKFFFVADPDGYKIEVLQKHGRYR, from the coding sequence GTGGCGAAGGCCATTCATTCGATGATCCGCGTGCTCGACGAGGCGCGCTCGGTTGATTTCTACATGCGCGCCTTCGGGCTGGAGGTCGCGACGCGGCTGCCGTTCGACGGCTTCACGCTGATCTATCTGCGCAATCCGGAAGCCGATTTCGAGGTCGAACTCACGGTCAATCACGGCCGCACGGAGCCCTATGCGCTCGGCGATGGCTATGGCCACATCGCCTTCGTGGTCGACGATCTCGACGCCGAGCATGCCCGCTTCATCGAAGAGGGGCTCTCGCCCAATCCCATCAAGGAATTCTTCCACGACGGCGTTCTGCTCGCGAAGTTCTTCTTCGTGGCGGACCCCGACGGCTACAAGATCGAGGTGCTCCAGAAGCACGGTCGATACCGCTGA
- a CDS encoding ribbon-helix-helix domain-containing protein, producing the protein MCHIFAGQPPETYESQTRSVRIGGHSTSIRLEAAFWTVLEDVAAHQGMSLGKFVTKLHDEVLDLHGEVRNFASLLRCSCLIYLAEVRPAGVAAAPARERYLCESARLHLEAAE; encoded by the coding sequence ATGTGCCACATCTTCGCGGGCCAACCGCCCGAAACCTATGAGAGCCAGACCCGTTCGGTGCGGATCGGCGGCCATTCGACCTCGATTCGCCTGGAGGCGGCGTTCTGGACCGTGCTCGAGGACGTCGCCGCCCATCAGGGCATGAGCCTGGGCAAGTTCGTCACCAAGCTGCATGACGAGGTGCTCGACCTGCATGGCGAGGTACGCAACTTCGCCTCGTTGCTGCGCTGCTCCTGCCTGATCTATCTCGCCGAGGTCCGTCCCGCCGGTGTCGCTGCCGCGCCCGCCCGCGAGCGCTATCTGTGCGAGAGCGCCCGCCTGCACCTCGAGGCGGCGGAGTGA
- a CDS encoding RidA family protein, with amino-acid sequence MSERRLISSHSAFEAVAGYSRAVVDGDDIFVSGTTGYDYTIMELPEDLLAQTHGCFRNISAVLAQAGASLDDVVRVRYIVTRAEYAETVFPVFGAYFARARPAATLIVAGLLQPEMKIEIEVTARRRSAPLPG; translated from the coding sequence ATGAGCGAGCGCCGCCTGATCTCGTCCCATTCCGCCTTCGAGGCCGTGGCCGGCTATTCGCGGGCGGTGGTCGACGGCGACGACATCTTCGTTTCCGGCACCACCGGCTACGACTACACGATCATGGAACTGCCCGAGGATCTGCTCGCGCAGACCCATGGCTGCTTCCGCAACATCTCCGCCGTGCTGGCGCAGGCCGGCGCCAGCCTCGATGACGTGGTGCGGGTGCGCTACATCGTGACCCGCGCCGAATATGCCGAGACGGTGTTTCCGGTCTTCGGGGCATATTTCGCCCGCGCGCGCCCCGCCGCGACGCTGATCGTCGCCGGGCTGCTCCAGCCGGAAATGAAGATCGAGATCGAGGTGACGGCCCGCCGCCGTAGCGCGCCGCTGCCGGGCTGA
- the leuD gene encoding 3-isopropylmalate dehydratase small subunit — MDKFTTLTGVAAPLHLVNVDTDMIIPKQYLKTIKRTGLGKGLFSELRYKDDGSENPDFVLNKPAYRDATILIAGDNFGCGSSREHAPWALLDHGIRCVISTSFADIFYNNCFKNGILPIKVSPEQLAALFDDAARGANAKITVDLESQTITGPDGGSISFEVDAFRKHCLLNGLDDIGLTQVKADKIHSFEAKLAEDRPWS, encoded by the coding sequence ATGGACAAGTTCACCACCCTGACCGGCGTCGCGGCGCCGCTGCATCTGGTCAATGTCGATACCGACATGATCATTCCGAAGCAGTATCTGAAGACCATCAAGCGCACCGGCCTCGGCAAGGGCCTGTTCTCGGAGCTGCGCTACAAGGACGATGGCTCGGAGAACCCCGACTTCGTGCTGAACAAGCCGGCCTATCGCGACGCCACCATCCTGATCGCCGGCGACAATTTCGGCTGCGGCTCCTCGCGCGAGCATGCCCCCTGGGCGCTGCTGGACCACGGCATTCGCTGCGTGATCTCCACGTCCTTCGCCGACATCTTCTACAATAACTGCTTCAAGAACGGCATCCTGCCGATCAAGGTGAGCCCCGAGCAGCTCGCCGCGCTGTTCGACGACGCCGCGCGCGGCGCCAACGCCAAGATCACCGTCGATCTGGAAAGCCAGACCATCACCGGGCCGGACGGCGGCTCGATCTCCTTCGAGGTCGACGCGTTCCGCAAGCACTGCCTGCTCAACGGGCTCGACGATATCGGCCTCACCCAGGTGAAGGCGGACAAGATACACTCCTTCGAGGCGAAGCTCGCCGAGGATCGCCCCTGGTCCTGA
- a CDS encoding cytochrome b, translating to MTQHPSRPSAADHYSLPLRGLHWLTVIAIVVVYGVTYLEDLFASGTPERALVWWTHISVGLSILGLVALRLVFRVVGPVPPPSAALSRPAHLAASVAHVLLYALLVATPLVGIYLAFLRGNEVTFFGLFTIPSPVAVDRTAARQVIEVHELLANALVVLALLHAAAALVHHVVFRDDVLRRMLPHR from the coding sequence ATGACGCAGCATCCGTCCCGCCCGAGCGCGGCCGACCATTACAGCCTGCCCCTGAGGGGCCTCCACTGGCTGACGGTGATCGCCATCGTCGTCGTCTACGGAGTGACCTATCTGGAGGACCTGTTCGCGAGCGGCACGCCCGAGCGCGCCCTCGTCTGGTGGACCCACATCTCGGTGGGCCTGTCGATTCTCGGCCTCGTCGCGTTGCGTCTGGTGTTTCGCGTCGTCGGGCCGGTGCCGCCGCCTTCGGCGGCCCTGTCGCGGCCGGCTCACCTGGCCGCGAGCGTGGCGCACGTGCTGCTCTATGCGCTGCTGGTCGCGACACCTCTCGTCGGGATCTATCTCGCCTTCCTGCGCGGCAACGAGGTGACGTTCTTCGGCCTGTTCACGATCCCGTCGCCGGTGGCGGTGGACCGGACGGCCGCCCGGCAGGTGATCGAGGTGCACGAACTGCTGGCGAACGCGCTCGTCGTGCTCGCCCTGCTGCACGCCGCGGCGGCCTTGGTGCATCATGTCGTCTTCCGGGACGACGTGCTGCGCCGCATGCTGCCGCACCGCTGA